CCAGTGGCCACACCTTCTATTCGAGCCCTATGCTCTCTGATTGAAAACCCTGACCTGGCCTTGCTGGATCGAGTGATAGGTGCATCCAAGACACTGTTATCTCCTTGGAGACTTGGACCCCCTGAGACTCTTGGTGGTGCGCATGGTTGTCTGTGGAGCGTCCAGTTTGGGGCCGCTGGTTGTTGATGGGGTATGGGCCTCAACGTGCTCCAGGTGCGGTCTTGGTTGGTCTTTGCCCTTCAACCGCGCAGGTTGCCCATCATACCTCGCAAAGTGCTTAGGATTGCCAGTGGCAGAGTTTGTGGTCAAGGTTTGTGTTCTTTGGTGTAGTGTCACAACTTGCATATCAGCATATGCTCTAATGTCGTGCCCCTGTGGTGGAGTTTGCGGTCAACACCAAACACACTTGTTGACTTGCATGTGCTCCAGTATCGTACCGTGGTGATGACAGCTGAGTACGCAGGTGAAAATGTGTCAATTTCATGGCAGGTTCTTGGTATTGTGATACCTTTGGTTTGCATTTTCCCCTTTTTGTTCTAGTGTTTTGATGTTTGCATTTTGAGGTAAAATCCATGTATCCCAACCAATAACCTTCTGAAATGGaggtcaggactcaggagcCTGATCTTGTAACACTTTTGGGACATATTCTGGGGGTGATGTGCCATGTGTTTGTTGTATGATTTAGTATTCTGGGTCTTATCCTTGCTGTACCTAGTAGTCCTCTTTTGCTCAGTTCCTTGTGCATAATCCATAGTGGCATTCTATGACCTCTTTGATATGTTTTGTTCCTGATATGATACTCTTACTTGATATACATTGTTAGGCATCCGCAGGCTtggtttatttatttttgtcatcTTATCTCATCGTTACTTTTCATAGgccaattttgcaaaaaaaaatattcatagGTCGGGCAGAAGAGTTAATTTTCTGCAATAGACCAATATTATACTGTACTGTATTGGTCAACCTATCATTTATCGATGGTATGATGCATCATTATATAATAGGACCACTCTGAAGATGAGTTTATCGATGGTATGATGCATCAATAgtatcatttttattttgggtCTGTTAGCATTAGGCAGCACCGCATCAGAAACCTTTTTTCCATGTTATGATCTGATTTGAACCTTGTTGTTCCATTATAGCGAGATAGTGGAACCACACCTTCATGGTTGTATGGGGAAAAAGTATTGAATGATATCTCGTCTGCATTAGCCTCTAATTCATATTTCAGTCACATGGAAAATTCTTTGGCTTGCTTCCTGTCTAAATGGTCAAACCTGTGGTACTTGACTTTTCCTATTTCTTAGTATTGCTTTAAATCTGAAGCCATGGTTTCATGcatatattttcatgatttATCTTACTGTACCTGAAGTTTGATCTTTTTTGTGGAAAATTAGCAATGCAAAATGTTAGTATTGTTAAGGATAGTTCTGTAACTTTGGCTGTCTTATATTGTTTGCAACTTCTAATTAAACAGCTACACTATTTGTTGTTTACTACTCATTTAGTTTCTTTCCTTCTGCCGGAGTTACATCTGGCAATGACTTGTATGGTGTTGCTATTTTATAAACATGTGTATTATTCCTCTCTATACAAGTCCTGATATCCTTATTGGCATTCCATAATGTTGACTGAAATAAAATACACTTAATTATTGGAGTCCTTGTTTCCTGTCTAGGTTATCAAGATTTACCTTCCTATTTGAAAATGGAGTATAGTTCAGATGATGATTCGGAAATTAGTGATTCCGAGATTGATGAGTGTGAAGACAAAATTTATGCACGCCTGATTTCAGGAGATTTAAAAATTAACAACGGGGCGAGTTATAGTTGCCCATTCTGTActggcaagaagaagaaagattaCAATATACATAATCTTCTGCAGCATGCGTCTGGAGTAGGTGCAGCACCTAATCGACCggcaaaagaaaaggcaacccaccgtgcccttgccaAACATTTGAAGAATGGCCTTGCTAAACCTCCTGAGCCACAGCCACAACTAATTGTGGATCAGCCCCTTCCAAACAGAAACGAGAAGTTTGTGTGGCCCTGGATGGGTGTTCTAGCTAATGTTCCTACTGAATGGAAGGATGGGCGCCAAGTTGGAGAAAGTGGAAATCGTCTGAAGGAGCAACTATCACGATTTTGCCCATTGAAGGTTATTCCTTTATGGAATTTTAGAGGTCATACAGGCAATGCTATTGTTGAGTTTGCAAAAGACTGGAATGGATTCAGAAATGCACTTGCATTTGAGAATTACTTTGAGGCAGAAGGTTATGGCAGAAGGGACTGGAAGCACAAACAGAATCAACGGTCAAAGCTTTTTGGATGGGTTGCAAGGGCTGAAGATCACAATTTTCCAGGCATAATTGGTGACCACTTACGAAAAAATGGTGACTTGAAAACTATTGACGATCTTGAGGATGAAAGAACACGTAAAAATGACAAACTTGAAGCTAATTTAGCTAACCAAATTGAGGTCAAGAATAAGCATTTACAGGAGCTTGAGTGTAGATACAATGAGACGACTGCATCACTTGAGAAGATGATGGGGCAAAGGCAACAACTTCTCCAGACATATAATGAAGGTTTGTGTCGAATTTTTGCTGCTTTATTCACAGAGAATGTATTTATATCCTCAGCATCTCCATGTCGAATAACCTGTTAAACTTGATCAATGCCAGAAATTCGCAAGATGCAACAGCTAGCTTGCAGACATTCTCAAAAGATCATCGACGAGAACCAAAATCTGCGCTCAGAGCTGGAATCGAAGATGAGTGAACTTAACGCTAGATCCAAGCAGCTTGATGAGCTTGCTGCAAAAAGTGGTTATGACAGAAAGAACCTTGAGCAGGAGAAGCAGAAGGTGCGCGATTTCTTGGATTCTTGTTTTATGAAAATTAGCCTCCATCGCAATCCTGACCTCTAAGGAGTCAATTGCAATTTTCGTATTTTTCATCTGGattagcatgcatgtttgtaaacaacaaaatatgaatgCACCATTGAAAAACATTGGTAAATATGTTCAAAAGAGGAGGCATGCCTTCGCTAATGGATATTCTTCAATAACTTAACATCATTGTTATGTGCTCATTCCCTGTCTCCTTGTCACCTCCTACTCGACGTAACAATACCGACAACAAAATACAATGAACACACGGGCCATAACTACTCCAAATAAATAATTTCATATAAGAAAAAATTGGGCAGAAAGATCAAGATTCGCTAATGGATATTCTTCAATAACTTAACATCATTGTTATGTGCTCATTCCCTGTCTCCTTGTCACCTCCTACTCGACGTAACAATACCGACAACAAAATACAATGAACACACGGGCCATAACTACTCCAAATAAATAATTTCATATAAGAAAAAATCGGGCAGAAAGATCAAGATTATCTTGGAGGGTCAAAAAGGGGTAGCACCATTTTTCGGCAAGTAGAGGTGGCTCAACGAATTGGCAAGGTTAGGGTTTGGTGTAGCTAAGGGTAGCTTTGTTAACACAAGTAACATTCTACTCATCGACCATGCTAATATTACTGTCAGATATACCTAATATGCAACTTTGGGTTAACACGCTAGTAAAATCCACAATATAACTATATTGCGACCTTAAATCTATTAAGCTAAGCTCATTATATCAAGTATGACATCAACACACAAATCCTAGCATGCTACTTATCAAACAATAAACACTCAAACCTAAAATACAAGTAGTGCATGCAAGTAAGCTACTGGCCTACTACGAGCATAACTAACAAAGACAAGCTCTATCACACATCACTAACAGAACACAAGCTAagcatgtttttgttttgacatGAAAAGATTATGTCCGCAAGATACAATATAGGCATTTGCAAGCAAGTATCTAAACAATGGAAGCCACATTAAGCAGTCCTGGTAGGTTAGAATAATTCACAGGGATAAGGCACTAAATATGCACCTTCTAGCATCAATAAGCTATCATGCAATGACATAACATATACACCCTGTATGCAGCGATGAACTAATAATTCCCTATATGCACCGAACAATTTGGCATGATATTGATCAAGCAAAGGGCAACCCTATGCTAGCATATAAAGGAACTGCTAACATGTATCACTAGTAAGCAAGACCAACCATGGATGAGCATACCATACTAAGGTAAGTAACCTATAtaacatgcaacaacaaaagtaTACTAAGCACTTTCTAAAACAAGCAATAAGAAATGTTATGCCTATTCTTTCTAGCTATAAATacaaccaacaacatggcaTGTACAATCAACATACAAGCATATGCTACTGTCCAAAGTGACTAAACAACCCCAAATATGGTACCATGTGAATTTTTGCCTGCCACACAC
The Brachypodium distachyon strain Bd21 chromosome 2, Brachypodium_distachyon_v3.0, whole genome shotgun sequence genome window above contains:
- the LOC100844776 gene encoding factor of DNA methylation 1, whose product is MEYSSDDDSEISDSEIDECEDKIYARLISGDLKINNGASYSCPFCTGKKKKDYNIHNLLQHASGVGAAPNRPAKEKATHRALAKHLKNGLAKPPEPQPQLIVDQPLPNRNEKFVWPWMGVLANVPTEWKDGRQVGESGNRLKEQLSRFCPLKVIPLWNFRGHTGNAIVEFAKDWNGFRNALAFENYFEAEGYGRRDWKHKQNQRSKLFGWVARAEDHNFPGIIGDHLRKNGDLKTIDDLEDERTRKNDKLEANLANQIEVKNKHLQELECRYNETTASLEKMMGQRQQLLQTYNEEIRKMQQLACRHSQKIIDENQNLRSELESKMSELNARSKQLDELAAKSGYDRKNLEQEKQKNAIKSSHLKSATVEQQRADENVLKLVGEHKRAKETALNKILMLEQQLEAKQTLELKIQQLKGKLEVMKYMPGHEDSESKSKINELSEELQDKIDELDGMESLNQTLVIKESNSSIELQEARKELENGLLDLSGGQAHIGIKRMGELDLKAFSNACRQKSSKEDAEVTAAILCSKWEAEIKNPDWHPFKVVMVDGKAMEIIDAGDAKLQELKEEHGDEIYALVTKALCELNKYNASTRYPVGELWNFREERKASLKEAVQFVLRQWRMNRKKR